From a single Clupea harengus chromosome 24, Ch_v2.0.2, whole genome shotgun sequence genomic region:
- the LOC105893684 gene encoding cdc42-interacting protein 4 homolog isoform X2: MTWGTDLWDQYDNIEKHTQSGLDLMDRYVKFVKERTEIEQAYAKQLRSLTKKFTRRGGKDEAEFKFTNHQAFQEVLTELNDYAGQREVVAENMTVNICAELTKILFELKQERKTHLSDAKKAQQNLEITLKQLETSKKRFEKEWKEAEKANQQAERVEQDSSSTKADVDKAKQHAHMRTHMADECKNDYAAQLQKYNKEQNQFYYSEIPSIFNNLQGLDEKRIRKLSEGYALFADTEKQVMPIITKCLDGISMAGSKTNEKQDSQLFIEQHKSGLVPPSDVDFEDCSQGVKAASSENALNMPKVRIKDFFNKRKHKPPPAEDFSHLPPEQRKKRLQQKVDDIGKELQKEMDQSEALEKMKGVYVKNAQLGDPSSLEPQILQTAQNVSRLKGDLAKYESWLNEAGGVLENISSQINNNLNSSAGSNIMAAPTVQDPGVYEDGFYEDFDDEEPEVPLGQCSALYSFDGSSEGTICIQEGEQLSVMEADQGDGWMRVRRVNGDEGYVPSTYIKKN, encoded by the exons GACCAGTATGataacattgagaaacacacacagtcaggtttGGACCTGATGGACCGCTATGTGAAGTTTGTTAAAGAGAGGACCGAGATCGAGCAAGCCTACGCCAAACAACTcag aTCTTTGACAAAGAAGTTCACAAGACGAGGTGGTAAAGATGAAGCCGAGTTCAA GTTCACCAATCACCAGGCGTTTCAGGAAGTCCTGACAGAGCTGAATGACTACGCCGGGCAGAGGGAGGTCGTGGCCGAGAACATGACTGTCAACATCTGTGCCGAGCTCACCAAGATCCTCTTCGAGCTCAAACAAGAGCGAAAGACT CACCTGTCTGATGCCAAGAAAGCCCAACAGAACCTGGAGATCACACTAAAACAGCTGgagact AGTAAGAAGCGCTTTGAGAAGGAGTGGAAGGAAGCTGAAAAGGCCAACCAACAGGCTGAGAGAGTAGAGCAGGACAGCAGCTCTACCAAAGCCGACGTGGacaag gccaagcagcatgcacacatgcgcacgcacatgGCGGATGAGTGTAAGAATGACTACGCCGCCCAGCTTCAGAAGTACAACAAAGAACAGAACCAGTTCTACTACAGCGAGATCCCCAGCATATTCAAt aatctGCAGGGCCTGGATGAGAAGCGCATCAGGAAGTTGTCTGAGGGCTACGCTCTTTTTGCTGACACTGAGAAACAG GTTATGCCCATCATCACCAAATGTCTTGATGGCATCAGCATGGCAGGTAGCAAGACCAATGAGAAGCAG GACTCGCAGCTCTTCATAGAGCAGCATAAGTCAGGGCTGGTGCCTCCTTCTGACGTGGACTTTGAGGACTGCAGTCAGGGCGTCAAGGCCGCCAGCTCAGAGAATGCGCTTAACATGCCCAAAGTACGTATCAAGGACTTCTTCAACAAGAGGAAGCACAAG cccccTCCAGCTGAGGACTTCTCCCACTTGCCTCCGGAGCAGAGGAAGAAGCGTCTGCAGCAGAAGGTGGACGACATCGGCAAAGAGCTCCAGAAGGAGATGGATCAGAG tgAGGCCCTGGAGAAGAtgaagggtgtgtatgtgaagaaCGCCCAGCTGGGCGACCCCTCCAGCCTGGAGCCTCAGATTCTGCAGACGGCCCAGAACGTCAGCAGACTGAAGGGAGATCTGGCCAAatatgag TCCTGGTTGAACGAGGCTGGAGGAGTGTTAGAGAACATCAGCTCCCAAATCAACAACAACTTGAACAG ttctGCTGGTAGCAATATAATGGCTGCCCCAACTGTGCAAGACCCTGGGGTGTATGAGGACGGCTTCTACGAAGACTTTGATGACGAAGAACCTGAAGTGCCCTTGGGCCAGTGCTCGGCCCTATACAGCTTTGATG gctCCAGTGAGGGCACCATCTGTATACAGGAGGGCGAGCAGCTCAGCGTGATGGAGGCGGACCAGGGCGACGGCTGGATGCGTGTGCGCCGCGTCAACGGAGACGAGGGTTACGTGCCCTCTACCTACATCAAGAAGAACTGA
- the LOC105893684 gene encoding cdc42-interacting protein 4 homolog isoform X1, translating to MTWGTDLWDQYDNIEKHTQSGLDLMDRYVKFVKERTEIEQAYAKQLRSLTKKFTRRGGKDEAEFKFTNHQAFQEVLTELNDYAGQREVVAENMTVNICAELTKILFELKQERKTHLSDAKKAQQNLEITLKQLETSKKRFEKEWKEAEKANQQAERVEQDSSSTKADVDKAKQHAHMRTHMADECKNDYAAQLQKYNKEQNQFYYSEIPSIFNNLQGLDEKRIRKLSEGYALFADTEKQVMPIITKCLDGISMAGSKTNEKQDSQLFIEQHKSGLVPPSDVDFEDCSQGVKAASSENALNMPKVRIKDFFNKRKHKNSREEKTPPPAEDFSHLPPEQRKKRLQQKVDDIGKELQKEMDQSEALEKMKGVYVKNAQLGDPSSLEPQILQTAQNVSRLKGDLAKYESWLNEAGGVLENISSQINNNLNSSAGSNIMAAPTVQDPGVYEDGFYEDFDDEEPEVPLGQCSALYSFDGSSEGTICIQEGEQLSVMEADQGDGWMRVRRVNGDEGYVPSTYIKKN from the exons GACCAGTATGataacattgagaaacacacacagtcaggtttGGACCTGATGGACCGCTATGTGAAGTTTGTTAAAGAGAGGACCGAGATCGAGCAAGCCTACGCCAAACAACTcag aTCTTTGACAAAGAAGTTCACAAGACGAGGTGGTAAAGATGAAGCCGAGTTCAA GTTCACCAATCACCAGGCGTTTCAGGAAGTCCTGACAGAGCTGAATGACTACGCCGGGCAGAGGGAGGTCGTGGCCGAGAACATGACTGTCAACATCTGTGCCGAGCTCACCAAGATCCTCTTCGAGCTCAAACAAGAGCGAAAGACT CACCTGTCTGATGCCAAGAAAGCCCAACAGAACCTGGAGATCACACTAAAACAGCTGgagact AGTAAGAAGCGCTTTGAGAAGGAGTGGAAGGAAGCTGAAAAGGCCAACCAACAGGCTGAGAGAGTAGAGCAGGACAGCAGCTCTACCAAAGCCGACGTGGacaag gccaagcagcatgcacacatgcgcacgcacatgGCGGATGAGTGTAAGAATGACTACGCCGCCCAGCTTCAGAAGTACAACAAAGAACAGAACCAGTTCTACTACAGCGAGATCCCCAGCATATTCAAt aatctGCAGGGCCTGGATGAGAAGCGCATCAGGAAGTTGTCTGAGGGCTACGCTCTTTTTGCTGACACTGAGAAACAG GTTATGCCCATCATCACCAAATGTCTTGATGGCATCAGCATGGCAGGTAGCAAGACCAATGAGAAGCAG GACTCGCAGCTCTTCATAGAGCAGCATAAGTCAGGGCTGGTGCCTCCTTCTGACGTGGACTTTGAGGACTGCAGTCAGGGCGTCAAGGCCGCCAGCTCAGAGAATGCGCTTAACATGCCCAAAGTACGTATCAAGGACTTCTTCAACAAGAGGAAGCACAAG AACTCTAGAGAAGAGAAGACg cccccTCCAGCTGAGGACTTCTCCCACTTGCCTCCGGAGCAGAGGAAGAAGCGTCTGCAGCAGAAGGTGGACGACATCGGCAAAGAGCTCCAGAAGGAGATGGATCAGAG tgAGGCCCTGGAGAAGAtgaagggtgtgtatgtgaagaaCGCCCAGCTGGGCGACCCCTCCAGCCTGGAGCCTCAGATTCTGCAGACGGCCCAGAACGTCAGCAGACTGAAGGGAGATCTGGCCAAatatgag TCCTGGTTGAACGAGGCTGGAGGAGTGTTAGAGAACATCAGCTCCCAAATCAACAACAACTTGAACAG ttctGCTGGTAGCAATATAATGGCTGCCCCAACTGTGCAAGACCCTGGGGTGTATGAGGACGGCTTCTACGAAGACTTTGATGACGAAGAACCTGAAGTGCCCTTGGGCCAGTGCTCGGCCCTATACAGCTTTGATG gctCCAGTGAGGGCACCATCTGTATACAGGAGGGCGAGCAGCTCAGCGTGATGGAGGCGGACCAGGGCGACGGCTGGATGCGTGTGCGCCGCGTCAACGGAGACGAGGGTTACGTGCCCTCTACCTACATCAAGAAGAACTGA
- the LOC105893683 gene encoding LOW QUALITY PROTEIN: breast cancer anti-estrogen resistance protein 3 homolog (The sequence of the model RefSeq protein was modified relative to this genomic sequence to represent the inferred CDS: deleted 1 base in 1 codon): protein MSNRSIAWWLTQIGLSQYTKTLEGEYYGLEDAEGLLERDGDFLIRDSRTCSRDYVLTCRWRDEPMHFKIIRIVLRPKKGYSRELFQFEDDQFDNIPALVRFHVGGRKPISHTSGVVIFHPITRTLPLRVISERQAAKSSRDHSKRRSLSSTHMDMLQVNNNLLSVSVHVSLSFRSGSQPANLENVGRPSLQSAQSDSNLRTGVPAINRSSTCGPAPISPVFRTGSEPLLSPAPHAPQRASQSGSPSSSSTSPSCGGSTLRGSDGQLYSRAPPKPLRVSALFPGFPPLPSPSSPRSRPDPSCFYDELVPHIPPSMLPARGHAARLRAEEKWQSRARLTETSFGFLESPPLSPRTDGQEVEEEDGVGTAAAFVRPQEETESSFRLEEFRSLLLPEGNKPLEQAVLVKLKELFSCMPVRNTALHMLSVDCQVARITGVTPEQRRMMGVDSGLELITLPHGSQLRQDLLERHHLISLGIAVDLLGCTGTVGQRSTVLHKIIQLGEELRSNANDLYAFSAVMAALEMPQITRLEMTWRSLRRNHTESAVLFEKTHKPFMKSLNEGDDSVVSGPVAVPHIVPLLRLMEGEEFEEHTDPERGCLLLYSTLQAARTAALQAAEYQQHAHSLLSELREAFRTEFALRLFWGQSGAEADRQERYEKFDKILTVLSSKLEPLEVPTDTL, encoded by the exons GATGCGGAGGGATTGCTGGAGCGGGATGGGGACTTCCTGATCCGAGACTCGCGCACCTGTTCCCGTGACTACGTGCTTACCTGTCGCTGGAGGGACGAGCCCATGCACTTCAAGATCATCCGCATTGTGCTGCGCCCcaagaag GGCTACTCCCGTGAGCTTTTCCAGTTCGAGGACGATCAGTTCGACAACATCCCGGCGCTGGTCCGATTCCACGTGGGCGGCCGCAAGCCCATCTCCCACACCTCCGGTGTCGTTATCTTTCACCCAATCACACGTACGCTGCCCTTACGTGTCATCAGCGAGCGCCAGGCGGCAAAGTCGTCGCGTGACCACAGCAAGAGGCGGAGCCTAAGCTCCACGCACATGGACATGCTGCAGGTCAACAACAACCTGCTCAG tgtgtctgtgcatgtgtcgtTGTCCTTTAGGAGCGGGAGTCAGCCAGCAAACCTGGAGAACGTGGGCAGGCCCTCTTTACAGTCAGCGCAGTCTGACAGCAACCTGcgcacag GTGTTCCAGCCATCAACCGGTCTTCCACCTGTGGCCCCGCCCCCATCTCCCCCGTGTTCCGCACGGGTAGCGAGCCCCTCCTCAGCCC CGCTCCACACGCCCCCCAGCGCGCCAGCCAATCAGGctccccgtcctcctcctccacctccccttccTGCGGAGGCTCCACTCTCCGCGGCTCCGACGGCCAGCTGTATTCCCGGGCGCCGCCCAAACCCTTACGCGTCTCCGCCCTCTTCCCCGGCTTCCCGCCTCTGCCCTCTCCCTCGTCGCCGCGGTCGCGACCCGACCCCTCGTGCTTCTACGACGAGCTGGTGCCGCACATCCCGCCCTCCATGCTGCCGGCGCGCGGCCACGCCGCCCGTCTCCGCGCCGAGGAGAAGTGGCAGAGCCGCGCCCGGCTCACCGAGACCAGCTTCGGCTTCCTGGAGTCGCCGCCGCTCTCGCCGCGAACGGACGgacaggaagtggaggaggaggacggggtGGGGACGGCGGCGGCGTTTGTGAGGCCGCAGGAGGAGACGGAGTCCAGCTTCAGGCTGGAGGAGTTCCGCTCGCTGCTGCTGCCCGAGGGGAACAAGCCTCTGGAGCAGGCCGTGCTCGTCAAGCTCAAGGAGCTGTTCTCATGCATGCCTGTGCGCAACACCGcactgcacatgctcagtgtggACTGCCAG GTGGCTCGTATCACCGGGGTAACGCCGGAGCAGAGGAGGATGATGGGAGTAGACTCAGGTCTGGAACTCATCACACTACCACACGGGAGCCAGCTCAGACAAGACTTGCTggagag GCATCACCTGATCTCGCTGGGCATCGCCGTGGACCTGCTGGGCTGCACGGGGACGGTGGGGCAGCGGTCGACCGTCCTGCACAAGATCATCCAGCTGGGCGAGGAGCTGAGGAGCAACGCCAACGACCTCTACGCTTTCTCCGCCGTCATGGCCGCCCTGGAGATGCCACAG atcacgCGATTGGAGATGACATGGAGATCCTTAAGGAGGAATCACACAGAGAGTGCTGTGCTGTTTGAGAAGACGCACAAACCTTTCATGAAGTCGCTGAACGAGGGCGATG actcgGTGGTCTCTGGTCCTGTGGCCGTGCCTCACATAGTTCCGCTGCTGCGtctgatggagggggaggagtttGAGGAGCACACTGAcccagagagaggctgcctcCTGCTCTACAGCACCCTACAGGCGGCCCGCACAGCAGCCCTGCAGGCAGCAGAGTACCAGCAGCACGCACACAGCCTGctctcag AGCTCCGGGAGGCGTTCCGAACGGAGTTTGCTCTGCGTTTGTTCTGGGGTCAGTCCGGAGCCGAAGCGGACCGCCAGGAACGCTACGAGAAGTTCGACAAGATCCTCACCGTTCTCTCCAGCAAGCTGGAACCACTCGAGGTCCCCACTGACACCCTGTGA